One segment of Brassica napus cultivar Da-Ae chromosome C3, Da-Ae, whole genome shotgun sequence DNA contains the following:
- the LOC125575187 gene encoding RNA polymerase II C-terminal domain phosphatase-like 1, protein MYSSNRVQVYLEDGRVGEMEICPPRESHQEDHVMKQRRVMEKVKMGIRISRFSQPSERCPPLAVLATVSSCGLCFKLEASPSPAQEQLSLLYSSCLRGNKTAVMSLGEEELHLVAMYAENINNDRPCFWAFTVAPGIYDSCLVMLNLRCLGIVFDLDETLVVANTTRTFEDKIDGLQRRINNEGDPQRIAAMVAEMKRYQDDRNLLKQYIESDQVIDNGEVVKVQSELVPALSENHQPLVRPLIRLPEKNIILTRINPMIRDTSVLVRMRPSWDELRSYLTAKGRKRFEVYVCTMAERDYALEMWRLLDPEGNLINASDLLARIVCVKSGFKKSLVNVFPDATCHPKMAMVIDDRLKVWEDKDQPRVYVVPAFVPYYSPQAEAAATPVLCVTRNVACRVRGGFFRDFDDSLLQRISEISYENDVEDIPSPPDVSHYLVPEDETSGLNENKDPLSLDGMAEVERRLKEAISVVLPAANIDPRIAAPIQYPMASVSAPVPVVQQAPQPSAMAFPSIQFQQPISIAKLLVPSEPSLQSSPAREEGEVPESELDPDTRRRLLILQHGQDSRDAAPSEPPFPQRPPVQAPPPQAQPRNGWFPVEEMDPAPLHRTVSKEYPVDSERPRHQSDRMPHENRRLPKELRPNNNLPGSHPFYGEEASWNQSSSRISDIGRSVSATENPAEALHEIAIKCGTKVDYRPGLVASTDLRFSVEAWFSGKKVGEGIGKSRREALQKAAELSLQNLADIYLSVANGDAGPSHRDAIASPLANGNMIMGGNANTFDNLPFARDETAMAVPSRSMLPLHKRQGSPRSFAGMSNKRLKPDFQRSSMQRMPSSGRYS, encoded by the exons ATGTATAGCAGTAATAGAGTCCAAGTGTATCTTGAAGATGGAAGAGTTGGGGAAATGGAGATTTGCCCTCCAAGGGAATCACATCAAGAAGACCATGTGATGAAGCAGAGGAGAGTGATGGAGAAAGTGAAGATGGGAATCAGAATCAGCCGTTTTTCTCAACCTAGCGAGAGATGCCCTCCTCTTGCAGTGCTTGCTACTGTTTCATCTTGTGGCCTTTGTTTCAAATTGGAAGCTTCACCTTCTCCTGCTCAGGAGCAGCTCAGTCTCCTCTACTCGTCCTGCCTTAGGGGCAACAAG ACGGCAGTAATGTCTCTAGGTGAGGAAGAGCTCCATTTGGTAGCCATGTACGCTGAAAACATCAACAACGACCGTCCTTGCTTCTGGGCATTTACAGTAGCTCCTGGGATTTATGATTCATGTCTTGTCATGCTGAATCTCAGATGTCTAGGTATTGTCTTTGATCTTGATGAAACCCTTGTGGTGGCCAATACCACGCGCACGTTTGAGGATAAGATTGACGGGTTGCAGCGGAGAATAAACAACGAGGGAGACCCCCAACGCATTGCCGCTATGGTGGCTGAGATGAAGCGTTATCAAGATGACAGGAATCTGTTGAAGCAATATATTGAAAGTGACCAGGTTATTGATAATGGGGAGGTGGTTAAAGTGCAATCAGAACTTGTTCCTGCCTTGTCTGAGAACCATCAGCCTCTTGTCCGTCCATTGATAAGGTTGCCAGAGAAGAATATCATCCTGACTCGCATTAATCCCATG ATTCGTGATACAAGTGTTCTTGTGAGGATGAGGCCTTCGTGGGATGAACTTCGAAGCTATTTGACAGCAAAAGGGCGCAAGCGTTTTGAAGTATACGTTTGCACAATGGCTGAGAGAGACTACGCCTTAGAGATGTGGAGGCTCCTCGATCCAGAAGGGAATTTGATAAACGCAAGTGACCTGCTGGCTCGCATTGTTTGTGTAAAATCTG gttttaaaaaatcattggtCAACGTGTTTCCTGATGCAACCTGCCATCCTAAGATGGCAATGGTAATTGATGATCGACTGAAAGTTTGGGAAGACAAGGATCAGCCAAGGGTGTACGTGGTTCCTGCATTTGTTCCCTACTATTCTCCTCAAGCTGAA GCTGCTGCTACACCGGTACTGTGTGTTACCCGAAATGTTGCTTGCCGTGTCAGAGGTGGATTTTTCAG GGATTTTGATGATAGTCTGCTACAAAGGATTTCTGAAATATCTTATGAGAATGATGTTGAGGATATTCCATCTCCGCCTGATGTCAGCCATTACTTAGTACCGGAG GACGAAACGTCTGGTTTGAATGAGAACAAAGATCCACTTTCCTTGGACGGGATGGCTGAAGTTGAGAGAAGACTGAAG GAGGCAATTTCAGTTGTCCTTCCGGCGGCAAATATAGATCCAAGGATAGCTGCTCCCATTCAGTACCCCATGGCTTCTGTTTCTGCTCCAGTACCAGTCGTGCAACAAGCACCACAACCATCAGCGATGGCCTTTCCAAGTATCCAGTTTCAACAACCTATATCAATAGCTAAACTCTTGGTTCCTTCAGAACCAAGCTTGCAGAGTTCTCCTGCTAGAGAGGAAGGCGAGGTGCCTGAATCAGAGTTAGATCCAGATACTAGGAGGAGGCTCCTCATATTGCAGCATGGACAAGATAGTAGAGATGCTGCTCCAAGTGAACCTCCGTTTCCTCAGAGACCTCCAGTTCAAGCTCCACCTCCACAGGCGCAGCCAAGAAATGGTTGGTTTCCTGTTGAGGAGATGGATCCAGCTCCTCTTCATCGTACAGTCTCCAAAGAATATCCAGTGGATTCTGAAAGGCCACGCCATCAATCTGACAGGATGCCTCATGAGAATCGTAGGCTACCAAAGGAG TTACGTCCAAACAACAATCTACCAGGCTCCCATCCTTTCTATG GGGAAGAGGCATCTTGGAATCAATCTTCTTCTAGGATCAGTGATATtggacgaagtgtctcagcaaCAGAGAATCCAGCTGAAGCTCTACATGAGATTGCTATTAAATGTGGAACTAAG GTGGACTACAGACCGGGGTTGGTTGCTAGTACAGATTTGCGGTTCTCTGTTGAG GCTTGGTTCTCTGGTAAAAAAGTCGGAGAAGGGATTGGTAAATCGAGACGAGAAGCCCTGCAAAAGGCTGCTGAACTTTCTCTCCAGAACTTAGCTG ATATATATTTGTCTGTTGCAAATGGCGACGCAGGGCCAAGCCACAGGGATGCTATTGCTAGCCCCTTGGCTAATGGCAATATGATTATGGGAGGAAATGCAAATACGTTTGATAATCTGCCATTTGCCAGAGATGAAACAGCGATGGCAGTTCCTTCTAGATCAATGCTTCCTTTGCATAAGCGACAAGGATCTCCAAGATCGTTCGCTGGGATGTCAAACAAGCGTCTAAAGCCAGACTTTCAACGGTCGTCGATGCAACGGATGCCATCTTCAGGAAGATATTCTTAA
- the LOC125583876 gene encoding protein NRT1/ PTR FAMILY 7.2-like, whose protein sequence is MEACQSLCMSLRNYSYCRYCLKAEKEIKTLVMLNKTEPNKGHTELQRMGIGLVITVMAMISAGIVEIYRLKHKESVSNSSSLSIFWQVPQYMMIGASEVFMYVGQLEFFNSHAPTGLKSFASALCMASISLGNYVSSLLVSIVMKISTREDFPGWIPGNLSKGHLDRFYFLLAGLIAADFVVYLVCAKWYKYIKSEASFSESMVGEEV, encoded by the coding sequence ATGGAAGCTTGTCAGTCATTATGTATGAGTTTGCGTAATTATAGTTATTGTAGATACTGTTTGAAAGCAGAAAAAGAGATCAAGACACTAGTTATGCTTAACAAAACAGAACCCAACAAAGGTCACACCGAGCTTCAGAGAATGGGGATAGGTCTCGTGATCACGGTAATGGCGATGATATCAGCAGGAATAGTGGAGATATACAGACTGAAACACAAGGAGTCGGTTTCAAACTCGAGCTCATTGAGCATTTTCTGGCAAGTACCTCAGTACATGATGATAGGTGCATCAGAAGTGTTCATGTACGTTGGTCAGCTTGAGTTCTTCAACAGCCACGCTCCAACAGGGTTAAAGAGCTTTGCAAGCGCGCTGTGTATGGCTTCAATATCGCTAGGGAACTATGTAAGTAGTCTGCTGGTGTCCATCGTCATGAAGATCTCTACAAGAGAAGATTTTCCTGGTTGGATCCCTGGGAATCTCAGCAAAGGGCACTTGGACAGATTCTACTTCCTTTTAGCTGGTCTAATCGCAGCTGATTTTGTGGTTTACCTGGTTTGCGCGAAATGGTATAAGTATATCAAGTCTGAAGCAAGTTTCTCTGAGTCCATGGTTGGTGAGGAAGTATGA